The following coding sequences lie in one Trichoderma breve strain T069 chromosome 1, whole genome shotgun sequence genomic window:
- a CDS encoding NUDIX domain-containing protein codes for MSGSASSAEGSNNRSMQSRTGRSKQRYNSQGERLVAGIVPLSADRNHVILIQSTRRKGWVLPKGGWESDESCQESAVREAWEEAGITVNIDYDLGNFEEKRPPKTSKDRSRYYFYQGTVLDQLDDWPEKDKREREWFTYTKAIEVLVNRPELQEALNRSSMNRT; via the exons ATGTCGGGTTCGGCTTCCAGCGCCGAGGGATCCAACAATCGGTCAATGCAGTCGCGGACCGGGCGGAGCAAACAAC GGTACAACTCACAAGGAGAACGACTTGTCGCCGGCATCGTGCCGCTCAGCGCAGACCGCAACCACGTCATCCTGATCCAGTCTACCCGGCGGAAGGGCTGGGTCCTGCCCAAAGGAGGATGGGAGTCGGATGAATCATGTCAGGAGTCTGCGGTGCGGGAGGCATGGGAGGAGGCCGGCATTACGGTCAACATTGACTATGACTTGGGCAACTTTGAGGAGAAGCGGCCACCCAAGACGTCCAAGGACCGCTCTCGCTATTACTTTTACCAGGGCACCGTCCTGGACCAGTTGGACGATTGGCCGGAAAAGGACAAGCGAGAGCGTGAGTGGTTCACCTACACCAAGGCAATTGAGGTTCTTGTCAACAGACCTGAGCTCCAAGAAGCCTTGAATCGCTCTTCAATGAACAGGACATGA
- a CDS encoding minichromosome loss protein, mcl1, middle region domain-containing protein, translating to MDSTAAPRPRPRPAHTQGTTRCAYTKDGSRLVTVGSNNTIRLYKTGSDGEPTNIDDCQEQNVAVAAAQDFFVVGSEDGTVSLYSLATSNFERFLVRTSLPVRDVALSADSQWCAVASDELTVKVVNTQDIKQLRHLNEHGRAARHVSLDPNGRIAAISCVDGIIYIYSLTAEQPELIHKVDGVIGAGDTDSEASVKAVWHPDGRAFAVATPTRDIQVVSKNDWEKQRSFTNGHSADITALAWSPNGVMLASACKGGKVLIWETSTQNVIQRYEYSNVIDLAWHPSKNILSFTTTEGELPVQPAPFIHDPLLEISANRRAPAVNGQKRDIPTRPRRDSLGSLDSYLEDENYADGDDDGFVVDDDGAGYTTGQKRGRVGDEGTGDYANKRRHLLDPQYHEAFQPGSTPWRGNRKYLCLNLIGFVWTVDQDGHHTVTVEFYDHEFQRDFHFTDTFLYDKACLNERGTLFSCPPKDDQPATIFYRPHETWTQRSDWRTQLPKGEAVTAMSLSESFVTVVTSANYVRIFTLFGIPYRVYRPKSTPMVTCASWRDYVLTIGNGPVTADGNTRLQYTIENVKRDEICQNEDTVALPEGATLKSAFFSDIGDPCIYDSTGTLLTLLHWRQPSRASWVPLLDTKLLSRLASGRKTETYFPIAVAENKFHCIILKGGDQYPYFPRPLLSEFDFSIPLHSLQEPKSKKSKDNSGDGEDDAMDEDDDEEEEEGAETKKLEQLFMLKGVQAAQLRDLVDATSGSHSQRSLLPRIELEIDKTLLQLLAVECREGEDRGMRALEIVELMRDRTGRMMEAAYKVAERYGRTILGEKIREVGENRVSGDDDF from the exons ATGGACTCGACAGCTGCTCCTCGCCCTCGACCGAGGCCTGCGCACACCCAAGGCACAACTCGATGCGCTTACACCAAGGATGGCAGCCGGCTGGTCACCGTGGgctccaacaacaccatccgGCTCTACAAGACAGGCTCGGACGGCGAACCGACAAACATTGACGATTGCCAGGAGCAGAACGTTGCTGTGGCTGCGGCCCAGGACTTCTTCGTTGTCGGCTCCGAGGACGGCACCGTCAGCCTATACTCGCTCGCCACGTCCAACTTTGAGCGCTTCCTCGTGCGAACGTCGCTCCCGGTGCGAGATGTGGCGCTTTCCGCAGACTCGCAGTGGTGCGCCGTGGCCAGCGACGAATTGACCGTCAAGGTCGTGAATACGCAGGACATTAAGCAGCTGCGGCACCTCAACGAACACGGCCGCGCCGCTCGACACGTCAGCCTGGATCCCAATGGCCGGATTGCTGCCATATCCTGCGTTGACGGAATCATATACATCTACTCTCTGACGGCAGAGCAGCCTGAGCTGATACACAAGGTGGACGGGGTGATTGGCGCTGGGGACACAGATTCAGAGGCTTCGGTCAAGGCAGTTTGGCATCCAGATGGCAGGGCATTTGCTGTCGCGACGCCGACGCGGGATATCCAGGTCGTATCCAAGAACGACTGGGAGAAACAGCGCTCCTTTACCAATGGCCACTCGGCAGATATCACCGCCCTCGCCTGGTCACCCAACGGCGTCATGCTGGCGTCGGCCTGCAAGGGCGGAAAGGTCCTGATCTGGGAAACCAGCACGCAAAACGTCATTCAGCGTTACGAGTATTCCAATGTCATCGACCTGGCGTGGCACCCGTCCAAAAACATTCTCTCCTTCACGACCACGGAGGGAGAG ctgccggTGCAGCCAGCCCCCTTTATTCACGACCCCCTATTAGAAATATCTGCCAACAGAAGAGCTCCGGCGGTCAATGGCCAGAAGCGCGACATTCCCACGCGTCCTCGCCGAGACTCTTTGGGCAGTCTTGACTCATATCTGGAGGATGAAAACTATGCagacggcgatgatgatggctttgtcgttgatgatgacggtgcCGGGTATACGACCGGCCAGAAGAGAGGCCGTGTGGGCGACGAAGGTACGGGTGACTACGCCAACAAAAGGAGGCATCTCCTAGACCCTCAGTATCACGAGGCGTTTCAACCCGGATCAACACCATGGAGGGGTAACCGAAAGTATCTCTGCCTGAATCTCATTGGATTCGTCTGGACAGTGGACCAAGACGGGCACCATACCGTCACCGTTGAGTTCTACGACCATGAGTTTCAGAGAGACTTTCACTTCACAGACACCTTTTTGTACGACAAGGCATGTCTCAATGAGCGCGGTACTCTCTTCTCGTGCCCCCCAAAGGACGATCAGCCAGCGACTATTTTCTACCGTCCTCATGAAACCTGGACGCAGCGATCCGACTGGCGGACACAGCTTCCCAAGGGGGAGGCTGTCACAGCCATGTCGCTCAGCGAGTCTTTTGTTACTGTTGTGACGAGTGCCAACTATGTGCGCATTTTTACACTGTTTGGAATACCCTACCGGGTCTATCGCCCCAAGAGCACGCCCATGGTTACATGTGCGAGCTGGAGAGATTACGTTCTCACAATAGGCAACGGCCCTGTCACGGCTGACGGAAACACACGCCTCCAATATACCATTGAGAATGTCAAGAGGGACGAGATTTGCCAGAACGAAGATACTGTGGCACTCCCTGAAGGCGCAACCTTGAAGAGCGCCTTCTTTTCTGACATCGGT GATCCTTGCATTTATGACTCGACAGGGACACTGCTGACATTGCTACACTGGCGTCAGCCGTCACGGGCCTCTTGGGTGCCTCTTCTGGATACCAAGCTTCTATCCCGTCTTGCCTCTGGTCGAAAGACTGAGACGTATTTCCCCATTGCCGTGGCAGAAAACAAGTTTCACTGCATTATCCTCAAGGGTGGCGACCAGTATCCATACTTTCCTCGGCCTCTGCTCTCAGAGTTTGATTTTTCCATTCCCCTGCACTCACTGCAGGAGCCcaagtcaaagaagagcaaggacaATTCaggtgatggagaggatgacgCAatggacgaagacgacgacgaggaagaggaggaaggcGCCGAGACGAAGAAACTGGAGCAGCTATTCATGCTCAAGGGCGTGCAGGCAGCCCAGCTCCGTGATCTTGTCGATGCCACCAGCGGAAGCCATTCCCAGCGTTCTCTGTTGCCACGGATCGAGCTGGAGATTGACAAGacgcttctgcagcttctggcgGTGGAGTGTCGCGAGGGCGAGGATAGGGGCATGCGTGCGCTCGAGATCGTAGAACTGATGCGTGACCGCACTGGCCggatgatggaggcggcgTACAAAGTTGCAGAGCGGTACGGGCGTACGATTTTGGGAGAGAAGATTCGGGAGGTTGGAGAGAATAGGGTGAGTGGTGACGATGATTTCTGA
- a CDS encoding ras family domain-containing protein, whose product MNPEWYAAPPYDYLFKLLLIGDSGVGKSCLLLRFADDTYTESYISTIGVDFKIRTIELDGKTVKLQIWDTAGQERFRTITSSYYRGAHGICVVYDVTDMDSFNNVKQWLQEIDRYATEGVNKLLVGNKSDMSDKKVVEYTVAKEFADSLGIPFLETSAKNASNVEQAFLTMARQIKERMGTTTANNTKPSVHVGQGQGVGNSSNSSCC is encoded by the exons ATGAACCCCGAGTGGTACGCAGCCCCCCC ATACGACTacctcttcaagctcctcctcatcggTGATTCCGGTGTTGGAAAgtcttgcttgctgctgcgatTTGCCGATGACACCTACACCGAGTCTTATATCTCCACCATCGGTGTCGATTTC AAGATCCGAACGATAGAACTCGATGGCAAGACCGTGAAGCTGCAGATC TGGGATACCGCCGGCCAGGAGCGTTTCCGAACCATCACCTCGTCTTACTACCGCGGTGCTCACGGCATCTGCGTCGTCTACGATGTCACTGATATGGACTCCTTCAACAACGTCAAGCAGTGGCTCCAGGAGATTGACCGGTATGCTACCGAGGGCGTCAACAAGTTGCTCGTAGGCAACAAGAGCGATATGTCCGATAAGAAGGTTGTCGAGTACACTGTTGCCAAG GAATTCGCTGATAGCCTGGGCATCCCATTCCTCGAGACTTCCGCCAAGAACGCCAGCAACGTTGAGCAGGCTTTCCTGACCATGGCTCGCCAGATCAAGGAGCGCATGGGCACCACGACTGCCAACAACACGAAACCCAGCGTGCACGTTGGCCAGGGCCAGGGTGTCGGCAACtcttccaacagcagctgctgTTAA
- a CDS encoding HSF-type DNA-binding domain-containing protein, which produces MGTVQMAHRTETSQKSIPAIDRLQDSPGSRIVPVSISVSVPPPTISMSPPSPVDHPMEGTSPEDNSPTAHGPDSDPSANGKPAGARPGNTSPQEHTAVTSSINMPAPPPAAAAAVHQPKIVQTAFIHKLYNMLEDTSIQHLISWSSSAESFVMSPSADFSKVLSQYFKHTNISSFVRQLNMYGFHKERDVFHTGNPETTLWEFKHGNGNFKRGDLVGLREIKRRASRHALVNRENTFPKTSTSQPGTPVEPVQVPPDSIDARLANLEHSLYDTAARLQRSEESAHYMHVKNQAVMETLSRLLYFNQELSKGLLSLVPPDNPVHRDVLSIQGEMVRQAEMLRSLDEPHEPVYSARQQFFGTVDNAPVSPRQLPQDDTRRVTLNVPQGRNQPSYRPAVPSNLSIGTRRPYGSISGGAGSSPLRNAAPAPPPGPHPLSNVETVPNSLARRHTAADIRAHGWQPNAPPFPSGTVPPPVWPQSPNRLAPEDQRIRDSLSSFSLQAPPTHGHPHSRPATPPHAPFSNGASAGSDTFGSWSWNSASNRESKTIGALKESSAPPTRRGSMAHILNPSDTAERSDEDEDPRGDDDRKRKRRQ; this is translated from the exons ATGGGGACAGTACAGATGGCCCACAGGACTGAGACCTCTCAGAAATCCATTCCGGCAATCGATAGACTTCAAGACTCGCCCGGCTCCCGAATCGTCCCCGTTtccatctccgtctccgtaCCGCCACCTACCATCAGCATGTCTCCACCTAGTCCCGTCGACCATCCGATGGAGGGCACATCGCCAGAGGACAACTCGCCTACCGCCCACGGCCCCGACTCCGACCccagcgccaatggcaagcCGGCCGGCGCTCGACCCGGCAACACATCGCCGCAGGAGCACACCGCCGTGACGAGCTCAATTAACATGCCCGCGCCTCCTCCGGCCGCCGCGGCTGCTGTTCATCAGCCCAAAATCGTCCAGACTGCCTTCATCCACAAACTATACAA CATGCTGGAGGATACCAGTATACAACATCTCATTTCATGGTCATCGTCCGCCGAAAGCTTCGTCATGTCCCCCTCGGCCGACTTCTCGAAGGTATTATC TCAATACTTTAAGCACACAAACATCTCGTCTTTTGTACGTCAACTCAACATGTACGGGTTTCACAAAG AACGAGACGTATTCCATACCGGCAACCCCGAAACAACTCTCTGGGAGTTTAAGCACGGCAACGGAAACTTCAAGCGTGGCGACCTCGTTGGTCTTCGAGAAATCAAGCGTCGTGCGAGCCGACATGCTCTCGTCAACCGAGAGAACACCTTCCCCAAGACGTCCACCTCTCAACCCGGCACTCCAGTTGAGCCTGTTCAGGTGCCGCCAGACAGCATTGACGCTCGACTGGCCAATCTGGAGCACTCATTATATGATACGGCGGCGAGACTCCAGAGAAGCGAAGAATCTGCCCATTACATGCATGTTAAGAACCAAGCAGTCATGGAGACACTAAGTCGACTGCTCTACTTTAACCAGGAATTGTCCAAGGGACTGCTGTCGCTTGTGCCTCCGGACAATCCTGTTCATCGAGATG TTTTGTCAATCCAGGGCGAAATGGTGAGGCAAGCAGAAATGCTGCGCTCACTCGACGAGCCACACGAACCCGTATATTCTGCCCGGCAACAGTTCTTCGGCACTGTCGACAACGCGCCCGTCTCGCCCAGACAGCTACCGCAGGATGACACCAGAAGAGTCACTCTCAACGTCCCGCAGGGTCGGAACCAGCCATCTTACCGCCCGGCCGTTCCCTCTAACCTGTCCATCGGCACGCGACGACCCTACGGATCCATCAGTGGCGGTGCTGGATCTTCACCTCTGCGCAATGCCGCGccggctcctcctccggGTCCTCACCCCCTTTCCAACGTGGAGACAGTTCCCAACAGCTTGGCTAGACGCCATACCGCCGCCGACATTCGCGCACACGGATGGCAGCCGAATGCACCTCCTTTCCCGTCAGGAACTGTGCCGCCGCCCGTGTGGCCTCAGTCTCCCAACCGACTTGCGCCAGAGGATCAGAGGATACGagactctctctcttcattctcaCTGCAAGCTCCACCTACTCATGGCCACCCGCATTCACGACCGGCGACGCCACCGCATGCCCCCTTTTCTAATGGCGCGAGCGCTGGCTCGGACACTTTTGGCAGCTGGTCGTGGAACTCGGCATCGAACCGTGAGAGCAAAACGATTGGGGCCTTGAAGGAGTCGTCGGCGCCCCCCACCAGGAGAGGGAGCATGGCGCACATTCTCAACCCTAGCGATACTGCTGAACGAtcagacgaagacgaagaccCCCGGGGCGACGATGACAGGAAGCGGAAACGAAGACAGTGA
- a CDS encoding mitochondrial protein up-regulated during meiosis domain-containing protein has product MAAPLRNTLTSPAGRSSFRSWPGASSSVRGITSFSPANAPAQIAARPPPESVLERPPPDALLLKRPVSAPRDSLPQTYFESSGAVWVGGRGDQPPDPNKAKLGKTLRILQERLPTLLQSPLPQDILAPNISLQLFPSTHPHLPVVSGRVAYNAALWTSPIAWNRVPIIGNVKLEILAERMTSEPLTFLPRRAGAIQEQLVVRWCEKRKVKEKEDKNKGTGISLPSLRLARGVDPKEAFTGLFIFDFDSEGRILTHTIEQAQEGGDWEKGMGAKFVGLTDWLLGGLQGPDDNPIPMFERKRTM; this is encoded by the exons ATGGCCGCGCCCCTGCGCAACACTCTGACGAGCCCAGCCGGCCGCTCATCATTCCGATCTTGGCCcggcgcttcttcttcagttcgcggcatcaccagcttcagcccAGCCAATGCCCCAGCACAGATTGCCGCGCGGCCGCCGCCGGAGAGTGTTTTAGAACGGCCACCTCCCGATGCTTTATTGCTGAAGAGACCAGTGTCTGCGCCGCGAGACAGCTTGCCTCAGACGTACTTTGAGAGCTCTGGAGCTGTGTGGGTGGGAGGCCGGGGAGACCAGCCGCCGGATccaaacaaagcaaagctcgGCAAAA CTCTACGAATCCTCCAAGAACGCCTCCCGACGCTCCTCCAATCTCCCCTCCCGCAAGACATCCTCGCCCCCAACATCTCGCTCCAGCTCTTCCCCTCAACGCACCCCCATCTCCCCGTCGTCTCCGGCCGAGTCGCCTACAACGCCGCCCTCTGGACCTCCCCCATCGCCTGGAACCGCGTCCCCATCATCGGCAACGTCAAGCTCGAGATCCTCGCCGAGCGCATGACCTCGGAGCCCCTGACCTTCTTGCCCCGCCGCGCCGGCGCCAtccaggagcagctcgtcgTGCGCTGGTgcgagaagcgcaaggtcaaggaaaaggaggacaagaacaagggcaCGGGTATTTCGCTGCCCTCGTTGCGCCTGGCCCGCGGTGTCGATCCTAAAGAGGCCTTTACGgggctcttcatcttcgatTTCGATTCAGAGGGCAGGATCCTTACGCATACCATTGAGCAGGCTCAGGAGGGTGGCGATTGGGAGAAGGGCATGGGAGCCAAGTTCGTGGGCCTCACTGATTGGCTACTAGGCGGGCTTCAGGGTCCGGACGATAACCCGATACCCATGTTTGAGAGAAAACGGACGATGTGA
- a CDS encoding LSM domain-containing protein, with amino-acid sequence MMENLAISDAPPPGAPASQPFAQLPPQMFTTAAQLLDLTDKKLMVVLRDGRKLIGVLRSWDQFANIVLQSTTERIFAPRPDNPGSEYPYGYFADITHGIFLVRGENVLLLGEIDLDKDDDAPPGYELAEVEVVKKLAEAKKAADKAKEKARLKKLVRIGFEGENLGDIFF; translated from the exons ATGATGGAAAATCTAGCCATTTCTGACGCCCCTCCTCCTGGGGCTCCGGCCTCTCAACCTTTTGCCCAGCTGCCGCCGCAGATGTTTACGACTGCCGCGCAGCTGTTGGACCTCACCGATA AAAAACTCATGGTGGTTCTGCGTGATGGAAGAAAGTTGATTGGAGTATTACGAAGCTGGGACCAGTTCG CCAACATTGTTCTCCAATCGACGACAGAGAGGATATTCGCTCCCAGACCCGATAACCCTGGATCAGAGTATCCGTACGGCTACTTTGCCGATATAACGCACGGTATCTTCCTCGTGCGAGGCGAGAACGTCTTGCTTCTAGGAGAGATTGACCTGGACAAGGACGACGATGCACCGCCGGGATATGAGCTCGCGGAGGTGGAGGTTGTGAAAAAGCTCGCcgaggcgaagaaggcggcggacaaggccaaagagaAGGCGCGCTTGAAAAAGCTCGTCCGGATTGGTTTTGAGGGCGAGAATTTGGGAGACATCTTCTTTTAA